In Phragmites australis chromosome 17, lpPhrAust1.1, whole genome shotgun sequence, the following are encoded in one genomic region:
- the LOC133897054 gene encoding uncharacterized protein LOC133897054 has protein sequence MEHGPGGIPEALACLRALDAARTPAPCSASQRPAPSGPRRRSTSAPRGSCSPLRPRPRSPTAATRRAASAAPRTPSSAPTPTASTTPTSPAARTIPSSSAMMEIGEEGDAEEDEKEKETDWYWSE, from the coding sequence ATGGAGCACGGGCCAGGTGGCATCCCCGAGGCGCTCGCCTGCCTCCGCGCGCTCGACGCCGCGCGCACCCCCGCCCCGTGCTCCGCCTCCCAGAGACCAGCCCCATCTGGGCCAAGAAGGCGCTCTACCTCGGCCCCGCGGGGCTCATGCTCCCCgctgcggccgcggccgcggtcTCCCACTGCCGCTACCCGCCGCGCGGCGTCCGCGGCGCCGCGCACCCCATCGTCCGCGCCTACGCCTACGGCCTCGACGACTCCTACCTCTCCCGCTGCGAGGACGATACCCTCATCGTCTGCCATGATGGAGATTGGCGAGGAGGGAGATGCtgaggaggatgagaaggagaaggaaacTGACTGGTACTGGAGTGAGTGA